TTGGTCTGAGTATGGTAAAATTCCCACGACTATTCCTCCTCTCTTTCTGAATTCTTCACTTACAACCTTCATTATTCCTCCCCTTCCTCCGGTTAACAGGATAACATCTGTGGGAAGGGCTCTTGCAAATCTTCTTGCCTTTTCGATGGCCTTCTCTAGTGGCCTTTCATCGCTCGAGCCCGCTATAGCAACATGAATCATCCTACAAACCCCCTAATGGCAGGTATTAGGTTTATACCAAGGAGAATTAAGGATAGGATCATTATTGAATACCCTAAAAGCCTTCCAAACTTTGGAGAAGCTTCCGTTAGCGTGTCTATTAGCATTCTTCCCCCATCCAGGGGAATCACGGGAAGTAGATTCATGAGGCCCACGCCAAAGTTCAGAACATATATCCAGTAGAACGTTGAAAATAATACCATTAACCCATCTTTGAATCCTATCTTGGACACAAAATTCTGAGTTGGATATATTCCTATGAATCCTTTTCCTGGAATTTTGGGGTGTTGTCCTAAGATTAGGGTTATGTTGACGATCTTATTCTCTCTCAGGATTGTTAAGGTTATTTTATCTCCTGGCTTTGTTTTGTTCATGAAGTTCATGAACTCTTCTAATGTCTTAATCGGTTCTCCATTTATCCCAACTATAACGTCTCCAGGATTTAGAACGCCATACGCTGGGCTTCCCTCTATGACACCTCTTATCTCAACTCCCTGGGGCTCAAATGCAAGGGCTATCCCGTTAATTATCAATAGGGAAATTAGGGCCACAATCATGTTGGCAAAACTTCCGGCTCCGAATATCCTGAGCCTCGTTCTAAGTGGAGCCTTTTTCAGCAGGTCTTCATCGGGTTCAACGAAGGCTCCTGGGAGAATTATAAAGAGTAGCAAACCAACTGATTTCAATGGGATATTTTCGGCCCTAGCAACGAATCCATGGCTTAGTTCATGGACAATTATCAGAACTGTAAGGCCTATCAATCCATAGATCAACGGAATTGTAACTCCTGGGATTACAAGTTGTACAGATGGCATTTGAATCTTTTCAACGGGGCTTATTATTTTATAGGCCTGCTTTGCAAAGTAATACAGTATAAATCCCATTCCTCCGAATCCAACTACAATCCCAAGATCCCCATAAATCTTCCAAAATTTTCTATGCCTTTGACCCACACGATCGATGAAATTAAGGAACTTCTTCGTCCTCCATACTATTTGAAAAGGGGCAATTTCTATGCTCTCTCTCCCTTTAAGCAAGGTTTCTCCTATTAATCCAATGATCAGCCAGAATCCCACTATCGCTAGGATTGCATAGAGTAATGTAGCCAAGCTTCTCACCGTTGGGATGATTATTTAAGTATCCTTTTAAGGATTCAGTTGGTGGTTGCCATGAACGTAAAGGAAATTCATGAATTTTTGAACAAGATGTGGGGCATTGTGTTTGAGATCAGAGAGGAATTGAAAGAAGAGCTAAAGGATTTTGAAGTTGAGGAAGTTGGGGAGATCTTTAATGCATACATTTACATTGATGGAAAGTGGGAGGAGATGAAATACCCTCATCCAGCATTTACGATAAGACCAGGAGGAGAAGTAGGGGCCACTCCTCAGGGGCTTTACTTCGTATTTGCCTTCCCTAAGGATGAACTAAAGAGAGAGTTCATTGAAGAGTTCGTAAGATCCTTCGAGAGGGCATTCATATATGGCATGGAAAACTTCCTGGAAGACTTCTATAATTATGAGAATCCGAGGAACGTCAATGAAATATGGAATTCCATTATGAAAAGTAATGAGGAGATTATTAACTTCGAGGTGGATCTTGATTTTGATAAAGAAGAGTTAAAACGTGAACTTAGTAAGTTTGTTAAGATTGCAAGGAAATTTGGTCTCCTCTGACAGGTTAACTTTAAATATCAGGATTTAACCAGTGGGGTTCAAGGGATAGCTAATGGAATACATCGCATTTGCAATTATCCCAATACTCGGCTATGGGGCTTATAGGGCTAAGGCCCTTGATTTAAAGGGTACAATCTCCGCAATAATTCTTGGTTATCTAATCCTTCTATTTGGTGGAGGCTTACCATTTCTAGCCCTCTTGACGTTCTTAATTATGGGAACAATTGCAACTAGAGTTGGATGGAAGAGAAAGGTTTCACTTGGTGTTCATGAGGATTCTTGTAGAAGTGTTGGCAATGTACTGGGAAATGGTTTGGCTCCTCTCATATTCTCTCTGCTTGAATTCATAATAAGAAAGGATTGGGGGTTTGCAGCAATTTTCTCAGCTATTTCAACGGCAAACGCCGATACCCTTGCTAGTGAAATCGGTAAGGCTTTTGGAGGAAATCCCGTTTTAATAACTAATTTTAGAAGGGCCAAAATAGGGGAAGAGGGTGGAATTACATTAATAGGTGAACTAGCAGCTCTAGTGGGAGCCTTGATTATCGGAATCTTAAGTAGTTTTACATCTGCACACAAACTTCAAATGCTCCTTGCGGTAACGTTGGCCGGATTCCTCGGCTCGAATGTTGACAGTTTAATTGGAGCAACACTTGAAAAGAAAGGATACATTGATAACAACGCCACTAACTTTATAGCCACCCTAATTGGAGGATTATTAGGGATTATTATCTTCATGTTGTTATTATGATGAAAAGGCGGATTGCTGAGGGATGATGAGGACCTTAGGGGCTGATTAAATGTCAATGATTGTGAAGTCTCTTGCAACTTCTCCATTAATCCCGGCTTCTCTAACCTTCCTTTCGAGGATCTCATGTGGATAATTACTGTGGCTTATATGGGCAAATATCGTGTATTTTGGCCTAACAAGCTTAGCAAGTGTTATCGCATCATTAACTCCGAGATGAGTTCCAGGAATTGAAGTTTTATGAGTCATCTCAGATATCAACAAATCGCTATCCTTAATTAGCTCGATGATTTCTTTCCTGTCTAGAATCTCAGGCCCTGTATCTCCTGTTACTGCTATCCTTTTGTTATTAATCTCGATGAGAAATCCTCCACTCATCTCTATGGAGTGTGGTACTGGAAAGTGCATAACCTTCACATCATCAAATTTATACTCCTTAAAGAACTCGAGCTCGATGTATTCCCACTCGTATCCCTTGGGCATCTCATCATTAAAGGCTAACCTTGCGAGTGCCTTTGCAGTCTCTATTCCGAGTTTGTTCGAAGCTATCTTTAGCCTTTTGAAAACTTGTAGATCGGGTATTCCAAATATATGGTCAAAATGTGCATGAGTTATTAGCACGAGTTTAACTTCGCTGTCTATTCTCTCTAGATGGTAGTGGAGATCTGGGCTTGGATCTATCAGTATTCCTCCTTCTATATACACTGAAAACCTTGTTCTCCTAAAGGTTGGATTCTTTCTAGCTCTCGAGCAGTTTTCACAATTGCATAGTGGTTTTGGAGTGCCGCTGTATGATCCAGAACCTAGGATCATGACCCTCATCTTGATCTCCCAAAAGTTCTTAACCGGTGTTTAACGTTTAAGGTTTGGTGGCGATAATATGGAGGAATACTATGTCTGTCCTCAGTGTGGGAGTGAGGATGTAGAGATACTAAAGGAGAGGGGGAGAGAGGTTACACTCAGATGCAATGAGTGTGGCTACGTATGGATAATAACACTACCAAAGCTAAGGAAAATCCCCGTCATAGTGAGTAAGCATGAGAGGAGTTTTAGGGAATACGTGGAACTCCCCGAGGGTGAAACTATAAAGGTCGGTGATGTTGTTGAATTGGAAAATGATGAAGTTAGGATTCTAAGCATAGAACTTCCGGGAGGAAAAAGGGTCAAGAGGGCAAAAGTTGAAGAGATACAAACGTTATGGGGCGAGAGCCTTAGATACCCAAAGGTCTTTGGAGTCTCTATATACCTTCCGGGGGGCATAACTCAATCATTCAAGGTTGTTGTGGATAGGAATGAGGAGTTTGTTGTAGGAGAAGTAATCGAGGTTGGCGGATATACGTTTAAGGTCGAGATGATAAAAACGGAAAGAAAGCTGATGAGAAGTGGAAAAGCAAAGGCTGATAAGATAGTTAGGCTCATGGGTCATGCGATAAAAGGTAGAGCGAGGAGGAAACTTAAGATCTATGAGGGTTATGAATCAATTGAGCAAAGTTAATAAATTTGGATGACAAAAATTTCATGAAATGAAGGCATGTGGTATCGTTGGTCCGGTAATAAGTTTGAGTGGTGTATTAGCTTCTTATCTAATTCATAGAGATTGGTGGAGCATAACTAGAAACGCGATAAGTGATCTCGGTAAGATAGGCCTCCCTTATAACTGGGTGATGAACTACTCCCTAATAATCGGTGGGATATGCTTAACCCTCTATGGCATTTGGAAAGTTAAAGAGGGAATTGGAAAGATTGGCTGGGCTTTATACACAATAGGAGCAATATTCTTAATCTTAATAGGAATATTCCCAGAAGGAACGGGACCGCATTACGAAGTAAGCTGGGGATTCTTCATTTCAATGTTCCTTTCGATTTTCTTCCTATCACTTGCTACAATCAAAATTGGAATTTTGATATTCATAGGGGGATCCCTACTTGCAATTTGGGCTTTGAAGAGCTTTGAAGGCGTGGCTGTTGCTGAAAGTATCTCAGTATTGTCATTTTTAGTGTGGCACTACCTAACGGTGGTGAGGGAAGATGCTTAGGAGATTTGCCATCCTTACACTCTTTATAGTCTTTGCTGGGTCCGCTCTCATAGTGTTCAAGCCTTATTTCAGAATAGAGCGAGAACAACGGAGAATCTCTGGTGGGGTAATAATTAAGCTTCCAGAACCAAAATTAAAGGGAGAGATGAGCGTGGAAGAGGCAATAGCAAAGAGACGAAGTATCAGGAATTATCGAAACGAACCCTTAACATTGGAAGAGCTTTCCCAACTTCTCTGGGCAGCCCAGGGAATAACTGAAAGTGAGCATAAGTTCAGGGCAGCTCCAAGTGCTGGAGCGACATATCCTTTTGAAATCTATGTGGTAGTTGGAAATGTTGAGAATTTACCACCTGGAATATACCATTATGACCCGTTTACTCATTCAATTAAGTTAGTTAAGAAGGGAGATTATAGGGAGGAGCTTCAAAAAGCAGCTCTCGACCAGGAATGGGTTGGAAAGGCTGCCATCAACATAGTTCTTGTTGCTTACTATGAAAGGACAACAATTGTCTATGGTGAGAGAGGAAAGAGGTACGTCCATATGGAGGCTGGTCACATTGGACAAAATATATACCTTCAGGCAACGGCTTTGGGTCTAGGAACGGTTGCAGTTGGTGCATTTTATGATGAAAAAGTAGCTGAGATACTTGGGGTTAACGGAACCCCCCTCTACATATTCCCGGTGGGTAGGAGATGATTGACCATTATAAGCTTGGATACTTGACTTTTTTCTTCATGAACCTAACGATGATAAGTGGGGCGTTGATAGTGCTCTCAAAAAAGAGGACTAGGCTCTGGACCTACATTCACTTGATACTTGCTTTGGTTACCTACGTCCTCATGGTAATGACGATATGGGTAGTGAGATAATAAACTTCAACATTTTAGCATTTTTCAGCTAGAGGAGTACTGAATTTTGTCATTCGACCGTTTTAAGCCGAAACATTTCTATTTTTAAATATTGAGAAAAGTATATAATCCCCCTAATCTTACCCACCATGAAGTTTCACGGTCATAAGGTGATGCTCATGGTAGGGAGAGGGAGTGGCCCTGAGGTTGTTGAGATAGACGAGATGGAGGAGTTGGGTCTCGAGCTCACAGAGGAGGAAACTACTCCAAAGAAAAGGAAGAAGGAAAAAGAGATTAGGACTATTGAAGATCTTCCTGGAGTTGGTCCTGCAACAGCTGAAAAGCTCAGAGAAGCTGGATACGATAGTCTTGAAGCTATTGCCGTTGCATCACCTATAGAACTCAAAGAAGTGGCTGGAATCAGCGAAGGAGCAGCACTAAAGATAATACAAGCTGCGAGAAAAGCTGCAAATCTAGGAACCTTCATGAGGGCGGATGAGTATCTGAAGAAGAGGGAAAGTATAGGAAGGATCTCCACGGGAAGTAAGAGCCTTGACAAGTTACTTGGCGGTGGAATTGAGACTCAGGCAATTACAGAGGTTTTCGGTGAATTCGGTAGTGGAAAGACTCAGCTAGCTCATACGTTGGCTGTAATGGTTCAACTACCTCCAGAAGAGGGGGGACTCAACGGTTCTGTGATATGGATAGATACTGAAAATACGTTCAGGCCTGAAAGAATCATGGAGATAGCGAGAAATAGAGGTCTTGATCCCGACGAGGTTCTCAAGCATATATACGTTGCGAGGGCTTTTAACAGTAATCATCAGATGCTCCTTGTTCAGCAGGCTGAGGACAAAATTAAGGAACTCCTGAACAGTGAAAAGCCAGTTAAGTTGCTCATCGTGGACTCCTTGACAAGTCACTTCAGGAGTGAGTACATAGGAAGAGGTGCACTAGCTGAGAGGCAGCAAAAGCTTGCCAAGCATTTAGCAGACCTTCATAGGTTGGCAAATCTATATGAAATAGCAGTCTTCGTCACGAATCAGGTTCAGGCAAGGCCAGATGCCTTCTTTGGAGATCCAACGAGGCCAATTGGTGGTCACATCCTAGCTCACAGTGCGACTCTAAGAGTGTACCTCAGAAAAGGTAAAGGTGGAAAGAGAGTTGCAAGGCTAATAGATGCTCCTCATTTACCCGAGGGAGAAGCGGTGTTCAGGATAACCGAGAAGGGTATCGAGGATTAAGATTTTAAACTTATTCTCCCTTCTCTTTTTTGGTGATCAAAAGTGGAAATTCTAGAAAAAGTTTCCAAGGAGATAGAAAGGTTAAGAGACGACATGGTGAAAACTCTCATTGAGCTTATACAGATCCCAGCAATAAGCCCAGATTACGGCTATGAGGGTGAATACGACAAGGCTCAAAAGCTTCTGGAGATAATTAGGAACTGGCCATTTGACAAGGTTGAGGTTTTTAATGCTCCTGATGAGAGGGCAAAGAACGGTGTAAGGCCGAGTATCTTGGCCTACTACTACGGCCAGGACGGCGATAAAAGCCCACGCCTCTGGATTTTGACTCATCTAGATGTCGTTCCGCCGGGAGATTTGAGCAAGTGGACCGTGACTGAACCTTTTAAACCTGTGGTTAGGGATGGGAAGGTTTATGGTAGGGGTAGTGAGGATAATGGGCAGGGGATAGTGTCGTCGCTGTATGCGGTGAAAGCATTGATGAATCTTGGAATAAGGCCAAAAAGAACAATAATCCTAGCATTCGTAAGCGACGAAGAAACCGGAAGTAAATATGGAATCGAGTGGTTGATGAACAACCATCCGGAGCTCTTCAGAAAAGATGATCTTGTTCTAGTTCCTGATGGTGGGAATTCGGAGGGGACTTTTATAGAGGTTGCTGAGAAGAGCATCCTCTGGTTCAAAGTTAAGGTGAAAGGTAAGCAGGCTCATGCAAGCATGCCGAATAAAGGATTGAATGCCCACAGAATAGCTTCCGAAATTCTCGTTTCCATTGATAGGATGTTACATGAGAAGTACTCTAAGAGGGATGAACTGTACGATCCCCCGGAGAGCACATTCGAACCTACGATGGTCGGCAATTCAGCTGGTTCTCCAAATATACTCCCTGGTGAGCACGAGTTTGTATTTGACTGTAGAGTACTCCCAGATTATAGCTTAGATGAGGTAATCTCCGACGTAAGAGGAATCTGCAAATCAATAACTGAAAAATATGGTGCAGGATTTGACATTGAAGTTCTCCAGAGGCTTGATGCCCCTCAGCCAACTGATCCAAATAGCGAGATCGTTAGGTTGCTAAAGGAGGCTATAAGAATTCTAAGAGGAAAAGAGGCTAAAGTTGGAGGAATAGGAGGAGGAACATTTGCGGCATTCTTCAGAAAACGTGGAATTCCGGCTGTAGTTTGGGCAACCCTGGATGAGACTGCCCATCAGCCAAATGAATATGCTAAGATAGACAACATCGTTGAGGACGCAAAGGTTATGGCAGCATTGTCCCTTCTTTGAAGTTTTTAAATTCATTATCTAATTTCTTTCATGCCCCTTTGGAGAGATGGAAAGCTAGGACTTCCAATAAGGGAGGCAGTGAAGATATTCCCGGAGTTATCGAGGTACATTGACGATAGGGGAAGGCTGGACTTCTCCAACAGGGAGGCCAGGATACTCTACAATAAGGCCATAGCAAAGGCCCTCTTTGGGCTTGAAATTGAGTACCATCCGAGAGGTCTCGTGACAACTCCCATCTCCAGGTATATATTTCTGAAAACATTCCTAAGGGGAGGAGAAAGAGTCCTTGAGATAGGAACAGGGCACACGGCTTTAATGGCCTTAATGGCAGAAAAATTCTTTGACTGCAATGTAACGGCTACGGAGATTGATGAAGAGTTCTACTCCTATGCCCTTAAAAACATCTTGAGGAATAATGCAAATGTGAAGTTAATAAAGAGTAATGGAGGGATAATAAGAGGAGTTATTCCGGAAGGAGAAAAATTTGATGTTATATTCTCTGCCCCTCCGTATTACGAGAAA
The window above is part of the Pyrococcus sp. NA2 genome. Proteins encoded here:
- a CDS encoding MBL fold metallo-hydrolase gives rise to the protein MRVMILGSGSYSGTPKPLCNCENCSRARKNPTFRRTRFSVYIEGGILIDPSPDLHYHLERIDSEVKLVLITHAHFDHIFGIPDLQVFKRLKIASNKLGIETAKALARLAFNDEMPKGYEWEYIELEFFKEYKFDDVKVMHFPVPHSIEMSGGFLIEINNKRIAVTGDTGPEILDRKEIIELIKDSDLLISEMTHKTSIPGTHLGVNDAITLAKLVRPKYTIFAHISHSNYPHEILERKVREAGINGEVARDFTIIDI
- a CDS encoding DUF998 domain-containing protein; translation: MKACGIVGPVISLSGVLASYLIHRDWWSITRNAISDLGKIGLPYNWVMNYSLIIGGICLTLYGIWKVKEGIGKIGWALYTIGAIFLILIGIFPEGTGPHYEVSWGFFISMFLSIFFLSLATIKIGILIFIGGSLLAIWALKSFEGVAVAESISVLSFLVWHYLTVVREDA
- a CDS encoding DUF3201 domain-containing protein gives rise to the protein MNVKEIHEFLNKMWGIVFEIREELKEELKDFEVEEVGEIFNAYIYIDGKWEEMKYPHPAFTIRPGGEVGATPQGLYFVFAFPKDELKREFIEEFVRSFERAFIYGMENFLEDFYNYENPRNVNEIWNSIMKSNEEIINFEVDLDFDKEELKRELSKFVKIARKFGLL
- a CDS encoding SagB/ThcOx family dehydrogenase; amino-acid sequence: MLRRFAILTLFIVFAGSALIVFKPYFRIEREQRRISGGVIIKLPEPKLKGEMSVEEAIAKRRSIRNYRNEPLTLEELSQLLWAAQGITESEHKFRAAPSAGATYPFEIYVVVGNVENLPPGIYHYDPFTHSIKLVKKGDYREELQKAALDQEWVGKAAINIVLVAYYERTTIVYGERGKRYVHMEAGHIGQNIYLQATALGLGTVAVGAFYDEKVAEILGVNGTPLYIFPVGRR
- the radA gene encoding DNA repair and recombination protein RadA; its protein translation is MVGRGSGPEVVEIDEMEELGLELTEEETTPKKRKKEKEIRTIEDLPGVGPATAEKLREAGYDSLEAIAVASPIELKEVAGISEGAALKIIQAARKAANLGTFMRADEYLKKRESIGRISTGSKSLDKLLGGGIETQAITEVFGEFGSGKTQLAHTLAVMVQLPPEEGGLNGSVIWIDTENTFRPERIMEIARNRGLDPDEVLKHIYVARAFNSNHQMLLVQQAEDKIKELLNSEKPVKLLIVDSLTSHFRSEYIGRGALAERQQKLAKHLADLHRLANLYEIAVFVTNQVQARPDAFFGDPTRPIGGHILAHSATLRVYLRKGKGGKRVARLIDAPHLPEGEAVFRITEKGIED
- a CDS encoding site-2 protease family protein gives rise to the protein MRSLATLLYAILAIVGFWLIIGLIGETLLKGRESIEIAPFQIVWRTKKFLNFIDRVGQRHRKFWKIYGDLGIVVGFGGMGFILYYFAKQAYKIISPVEKIQMPSVQLVIPGVTIPLIYGLIGLTVLIIVHELSHGFVARAENIPLKSVGLLLFIILPGAFVEPDEDLLKKAPLRTRLRIFGAGSFANMIVALISLLIINGIALAFEPQGVEIRGVIEGSPAYGVLNPGDVIVGINGEPIKTLEEFMNFMNKTKPGDKITLTILRENKIVNITLILGQHPKIPGKGFIGIYPTQNFVSKIGFKDGLMVLFSTFYWIYVLNFGVGLMNLLPVIPLDGGRMLIDTLTEASPKFGRLLGYSIMILSLILLGINLIPAIRGFVG
- a CDS encoding HVO_0476 family zinc finger protein, with translation MEEYYVCPQCGSEDVEILKERGREVTLRCNECGYVWIITLPKLRKIPVIVSKHERSFREYVELPEGETIKVGDVVELENDEVRILSIELPGGKRVKRAKVEEIQTLWGESLRYPKVFGVSIYLPGGITQSFKVVVDRNEEFVVGEVIEVGGYTFKVEMIKTERKLMRSGKAKADKIVRLMGHAIKGRARRKLKIYEGYESIEQS
- a CDS encoding M20 family metallo-hydrolase codes for the protein MVKTLIELIQIPAISPDYGYEGEYDKAQKLLEIIRNWPFDKVEVFNAPDERAKNGVRPSILAYYYGQDGDKSPRLWILTHLDVVPPGDLSKWTVTEPFKPVVRDGKVYGRGSEDNGQGIVSSLYAVKALMNLGIRPKRTIILAFVSDEETGSKYGIEWLMNNHPELFRKDDLVLVPDGGNSEGTFIEVAEKSILWFKVKVKGKQAHASMPNKGLNAHRIASEILVSIDRMLHEKYSKRDELYDPPESTFEPTMVGNSAGSPNILPGEHEFVFDCRVLPDYSLDEVISDVRGICKSITEKYGAGFDIEVLQRLDAPQPTDPNSEIVRLLKEAIRILRGKEAKVGGIGGGTFAAFFRKRGIPAVVWATLDETAHQPNEYAKIDNIVEDAKVMAALSLL
- a CDS encoding TIGR00297 family protein encodes the protein MEYIAFAIIPILGYGAYRAKALDLKGTISAIILGYLILLFGGGLPFLALLTFLIMGTIATRVGWKRKVSLGVHEDSCRSVGNVLGNGLAPLIFSLLEFIIRKDWGFAAIFSAISTANADTLASEIGKAFGGNPVLITNFRRAKIGEEGGITLIGELAALVGALIIGILSSFTSAHKLQMLLAVTLAGFLGSNVDSLIGATLEKKGYIDNNATNFIATLIGGLLGIIIFMLLL
- a CDS encoding RlmF-related methyltransferase; this translates as MPLWRDGKLGLPIREAVKIFPELSRYIDDRGRLDFSNREARILYNKAIAKALFGLEIEYHPRGLVTTPISRYIFLKTFLRGGERVLEIGTGHTALMALMAEKFFDCNVTATEIDEEFYSYALKNILRNNANVKLIKSNGGIIRGVIPEGEKFDVIFSAPPYYEKHAGGVLTEREAMGGGEFGEEFSIRILEEARDYLRERGKVALFLPDKKPLLNRIIKAGEALGYSIRDIKFKVGTRKRHSLIFSLPFY